A region of Methyloversatilis discipulorum DNA encodes the following proteins:
- a CDS encoding RidA family protein → MSSSSIAAPNDGRTRFIQPQDLYDATVNGYSHVVIAEAPARHIYIAGQGGENARGELSADFAQQVAQALRNLATALAAAQAKPSDVVKLTVLVVDHTQERLGVFVQALRAMWGAMPPPACTLIPVPRLALDGMLFEIEATAVIFG, encoded by the coding sequence ATGTCTTCCTCTTCCATCGCCGCCCCGAACGACGGGCGTACCCGCTTCATCCAGCCGCAGGACCTCTACGACGCGACTGTCAACGGCTACTCGCACGTGGTGATCGCCGAAGCACCGGCGCGCCATATATATATTGCGGGGCAGGGCGGAGAGAATGCGCGCGGCGAACTGTCGGCGGACTTCGCGCAGCAGGTCGCGCAGGCGCTGCGCAATCTCGCCACCGCGCTGGCGGCCGCGCAGGCGAAGCCGTCGGACGTGGTCAAGCTCACTGTGCTGGTGGTCGATCACACGCAGGAGCGGCTTGGCGTGTTCGTGCAGGCGCTGCGCGCGATGTGGGGCGCGATGCCTCCGCCCGCCTGCACGCTGATACCGGTGCCGCGGCTAGCGCTCGACGGCATGCTGTTCGAGATAGAGGCGACGGCGGTCATTTTCGGCTGA
- the soxR gene encoding redox-sensitive transcriptional activator SoxR → MSELGKGNKSATASLSVGEVAARSGVAVSTLHFYESRGLIQSTRNAGNQRRYPRSVLRRVAVIKVAQRMGIPLAAIAEALQALPNRRTPTVADWRRLSARWQQELDARIRTLTQLRDQLDGCIGCGCLSLKACPLRNAQDALAGEGAGPHFDEGR, encoded by the coding sequence ATGTCCGAACTCGGCAAGGGCAACAAGTCCGCCACGGCCAGCCTGTCGGTCGGCGAAGTCGCCGCGCGCAGCGGCGTCGCCGTATCGACACTGCACTTCTATGAAAGCCGCGGCCTGATACAGAGCACGCGCAACGCCGGCAACCAGCGGCGCTATCCCCGTTCGGTGCTGCGCCGCGTCGCGGTGATCAAGGTGGCGCAGCGCATGGGCATTCCGCTGGCAGCGATTGCGGAAGCGCTGCAGGCGTTGCCGAACCGACGCACGCCCACCGTTGCCGACTGGCGCCGCCTGTCGGCGCGCTGGCAGCAGGAGCTGGACGCACGCATCCGGACGCTCACGCAGTTGCGCGACCAGCTTGATGGCTGCATCGGCTGCGGCTGCCTGTCGCTGAAGGCCTGTCCGCTGCGTAACGCGCAGGACGCGCTGGCCGGTGAAGGCGCGGGACCGCATTTCGACGAAGGACGCTGA
- a CDS encoding MFS transporter, whose protein sequence is MSSPVLLLMAVAAGLCAGGNYFNQPLLPAIARDLQANDASVAFTVTIAQVAYACGLLLLVPLGDMLERRALAVGLMLLAALGQFISGFADSLSMLSTGIAVAGLFSVAAQILVPMAATLAEPQRRGQAVGVVMSGLLTGILAARSVAGLLAPLGGWSTVYRVAGLAMLVVALLLWRVLPQSRNPSPRPYLQTLVSLGTLFRNLPRLRSRALLGALSFASVSVLFSTMALLLAGPGHGMDEVSIGLVGLAGAAGALMANVVGRVADRGGAMRASTIAVLLLIASWAALLWGADSLLWFLGGFVVIDIALQGVHISNQHIVFRLAPEARARLNAVYMTCYFAGAASGSALGSFAWQHGGWPATCAVGGVLGLLTAGALAHDRRLARRG, encoded by the coding sequence TTGTCGTCACCGGTGCTGCTGCTGATGGCCGTGGCCGCCGGCCTATGTGCCGGCGGGAACTACTTCAACCAGCCATTGCTGCCGGCCATCGCGCGCGACCTGCAGGCGAACGATGCGTCTGTGGCATTCACCGTGACCATCGCACAGGTCGCCTACGCCTGCGGACTGCTGCTGCTCGTGCCGCTGGGTGACATGCTGGAGCGGCGCGCGTTGGCGGTGGGGTTGATGCTGCTGGCTGCACTGGGCCAGTTCATCAGCGGCTTCGCCGATTCGCTTTCGATGCTGTCGACGGGTATCGCGGTGGCCGGTCTGTTCTCGGTGGCGGCACAGATACTGGTGCCGATGGCGGCGACGCTGGCCGAGCCGCAGCGCAGGGGGCAGGCGGTCGGTGTCGTCATGAGCGGTCTGCTGACCGGCATTCTTGCAGCGCGCAGCGTGGCCGGATTGCTCGCGCCGCTCGGCGGCTGGTCGACCGTGTACCGGGTCGCCGGCCTCGCCATGCTCGTCGTTGCCTTGCTGCTGTGGCGCGTGCTGCCGCAGTCGCGCAATCCGTCGCCGCGACCCTACCTGCAGACGCTGGTATCGCTCGGCACGCTGTTCCGCAACTTGCCGCGTCTGCGCAGTCGTGCGCTGCTCGGGGCGCTGTCCTTCGCCTCGGTCAGTGTGCTGTTCTCGACGATGGCGCTGTTGCTGGCTGGGCCGGGCCACGGCATGGACGAGGTGTCCATCGGCCTGGTCGGACTGGCCGGCGCGGCCGGCGCGCTGATGGCCAACGTCGTCGGCCGCGTCGCGGACCGTGGCGGCGCGATGCGTGCAAGCACGATCGCGGTGCTGCTGCTGATCGCGAGCTGGGCGGCGCTGCTGTGGGGCGCGGACAGCCTGCTCTGGTTCCTCGGCGGTTTCGTCGTGATCGACATCGCCCTGCAGGGCGTGCATATCAGCAACCAGCACATCGTGTTCCGGCTCGCACCGGAGGCACGGGCGCGACTCAACGCCGTGTACATGACCTGCTATTTCGCCGGCGCCGCAAGCGGCTCGGCGCTCGGCTCGTTCGCCTGGCAACACGGCGGCTGGCCGGCCACCTGCGCGGTCGGCGGCGTGCTCGGCCTGCTCACCGCCGGCGCGCTCGCGCACGACAGGCGCCTTGCGCGGCGAGGCTGA
- a CDS encoding OmpA family protein has protein sequence MKKTLILLTAGALVATGCANMTETQKRTTIGTGVGAAAGAALGSAVGGSGGATRSGALIGAAVGGIGTYIWSQKMEEQKRAMEQATAGTGVDVVQTADNQLKLEIPSDISFDVGRADIKPNFRPVLDRFAQTLNANPTTSVRIIGHTDSTGSDAVNDPLSVNRAASARNYLADRGVASSRIVIDGRGSHEPLADNGSEAGRAKNRRVEIFVGEPGK, from the coding sequence ATGAAAAAGACACTCATCCTGCTGACGGCCGGCGCCCTCGTCGCCACCGGCTGCGCCAACATGACCGAAACGCAGAAGCGGACCACGATAGGCACCGGCGTCGGTGCGGCCGCCGGCGCGGCGCTGGGCAGTGCGGTCGGCGGCAGCGGTGGCGCCACGCGCAGCGGTGCGCTGATCGGCGCCGCGGTCGGCGGCATCGGCACCTACATCTGGTCGCAGAAGATGGAAGAGCAGAAGCGGGCGATGGAACAGGCCACTGCCGGCACCGGCGTCGATGTCGTGCAGACCGCCGACAACCAGCTGAAGCTCGAAATCCCGAGCGACATCTCCTTCGACGTCGGCCGCGCCGACATCAAGCCGAACTTCCGCCCGGTGCTCGACCGCTTCGCGCAGACGCTGAACGCCAACCCGACCACCTCGGTGCGCATCATCGGTCACACCGACAGTACCGGCAGCGACGCAGTAAACGATCCGCTGTCGGTCAATCGCGCGGCCAGCGCACGCAACTATCTGGCCGACCGCGGCGTCGCGTCGTCGCGTATCGTGATCGATGGCCGCGGCTCGCACGAACCGCTGGCCGACAACGGCAGCGAAGCCGGCCGCGCCAAGAACCGCCGCGTCGAAATCTTCGTCGGCGAACCGGGCAAGTAA